Below is a genomic region from Sneathia vaginalis.
AACATTTATTATATCTTTTAAATACAAAATCCCTCGAATATCATCTATGCTTTCTTTATATACTGGTATTCTAGAGAAGCCTTGTTCTATTATTTCGTCTATATTCTCCTCCAATGTTTGGTCTTTATCCAAAGCATAAATTGATGTTCTAGGTGTCATTATTTCTTTAACTGTTGATGAGCTCAATTCCACATTACTTTCTTCAGTTTTCTCTTCTTTCTCTTCTAATATACTGACAGTCTTCTCCTGTTTTATCCGTGTAACTATTAAGTATATGTTTAATATAACGGATATTGCTAATATGAGGCCTATCCCTATTTCCATTTTATTCTCCTTTTTTGTTTATATCTATATGTCTACGCCAGAAATTTAATTCTTGAAGTTTTGCTGATATATCCACAGAAATTACTGCGATTTCTCTTGGTAATTCTATTTTAAACGCAGTTAAATTTAATATGCCCTTTATACCACTTTTTACAAGTTGTTTTGCAACTGCTTGTGCTTCTTCCTTATTAACAGCTAGTATTGCTTGATTTATATTGTATTTTCTTATATATTCATCCATTTCATCTGAACCTTTTACAATTATATCAAGACCTTCTGTTTTTTGTCCTATTTTTTCTTTGTCCTTATCAAAAACTTCTACTATTTCAAACCCTTTACCTAGTACTACACTATTAGATACTAACATAGATCCCATCTTACCATAACCTACTAGTATCAATTTATTCTTCTTGTCTATCCCTAAAATATGTTCAAGTATTTCTATTAGCTTTGCGACATCGTATCCTCTGCCTCTTACACCAAATTCGCCAAATGTTGATAAGTCTTTCCTAACTTGTGCTGCTGTACTATCCATTTTTATAGCAAGATCTAAAGAATTAATT
It encodes:
- a CDS encoding redox-sensing transcriptional repressor Rex yields the protein MEKKVDFTSKDISSRMVTRITEYLTILYEVSKYEKKINSLDLAIKMDSTAAQVRKDLSTFGEFGVRGRGYDVAKLIEILEHILGIDKKNKLILVGYGKMGSMLVSNSVVLGKGFEIVEVFDKDKEKIGQKTEGLDIIVKGSDEMDEYIRKYNINQAILAVNKEEAQAVAKQLVKSGIKGILNLTAFKIELPREIAVISVDISAKLQELNFWRRHIDINKKGE